The Drosophila nasuta strain 15112-1781.00 chromosome 2L, ASM2355853v1, whole genome shotgun sequence genome window below encodes:
- the LOC132795749 gene encoding LOW QUALITY PROTEIN: immunoglobulin-binding protein 1 (The sequence of the model RefSeq protein was modified relative to this genomic sequence to represent the inferred CDS: deleted 1 base in 1 codon), whose protein sequence is MAEANSADASNGEDKKLSDIFFKGWNLYDELEVTELPFNGTEFQTKVKTAMGHFEQATVIVNQVSMFSSNELIDEVSTDSLPFMLLPYFLGKLATKVNNPNSSEMLELGEIYFNDHLQRCQEYELCEAPQKKEVDNKTDAAQQKSEQRQLMEAAYTRNDKIAQYRKMKEIDEYIGRMRAAVKNKTADDELRREFFLKYLQKSILDTKQELESLRVMKEMVKMRLAHMNAAQKEPIGPQQQPKAGASAHGHGHSHGPHNHHQHPTEAKPKPLQPFIITRNATQKAVFGLGYPSLPIMTVDEFYHQRVEEGIFPDDEKMAKINQEKAIAAALNPNVQEEEEKAIEDQQVEDDDPEYLARMRRMDEYKDVVRRGDGNRHNRS, encoded by the exons ATGGCTGAAGCCAATTCTGCGGATGCATCAAACGGCGAGGACAAGAAGCTATCGGATATCTTTTTTAAA GGCTGGAACCTCTATGATGAGCTCGAAGTCACTGAGCTGCCCTTTAATGGCACCGAATTCCAG ACTAAAGTGAAAACTGCAATGGGGCATTTTGAACAGGCTACTGTCATTGTCAACCAAGTGAGCATGTTCAGCTCCAACGAGTTAATCGACGAAGTCTCCACAGATTCACTTCCTTTCATGCTGCTGCCGTATTTTTTGGGTAAGCTCGCCACCAAGGTGAACAATCCGAACAGTTCTGAGATGCTAGAGTTGGGGGAGATCTATTTCAACGATCACCTGCAGCGCTGCCAGGAATATGAGCTATGTGAAGCGCCACAGAAGAAAGAAGTTGACAACAAAACGGATGCAGCTCAGCAGAAAAGCGAACAACGCCAATTAATGGAGGCTGCTTATACTCGTAACGATAAGATCGCTCAGTATCGCAAGATGAAGGAGATTGACGAATATATCGGTCGAATGCGCGCCGCCGTTAAGAACAAAACCGCCGACGATGAGTTGCGTCGTGAATtctttttaaagtatttgcaaAAGAGTATCCTGGACACTAAGCAGGAGCTAGAGAGTCTGCGTGTCATGAAGGAGATGGTTAAGATGCGTCTGGCCCACATGAATGCCGCTCAAAAAGAGCCCATTggaccacagcaacagcctaAAGCTGGTGCTTCCGCTCATGGACATGGCCATAGTCATGGACCTCacaatcatcatcagcatccaACAGAGGCGAAACCGAAGCCCTTGCAGCCATTCATCATTACGCGCAATGCCACACAAAAGGCAGTTTTTGGCCTTGGATATCCCAGCTTACCTATTATGACGGTCGATGAGTTCTACCACCAACGCGTCGAGGAAGGCATCTTTCCTGACGACGAGAAAATGGCCAAGATCAATCAGGAAaaagcaattgctgctgcactCAACCCTAACGTAcaggaggaagaggagaagGCCATTGAAGATCAACAGGTAGAGGACGATGATCCCGAGTATTTGGCACGTATGAGGCGCATGGATGAGTACAAGGATGTGGTGCGTCGTGGTGATGGCAACAGACACAATCGTAGTTAA
- the LOC132798049 gene encoding DET1- and DDB1-associated protein 1, translating to MSVSDFIKGLPIHDSKNFAHLSSDHGIRTSQKRASIYLPTEDVAEQAQLIVMDKRCVLLRYLTQQWDKKTLQRKREHGNDGNGNGSNANNSTSNGSSSKKRPRLDNNELN from the coding sequence atGTCCGTCAGTGACTTTATTAAAGGTCTTCCCATACACGATTCGAAAAACTTTGCGCATCTCAGCAGCGATCATGGGATTCGAACGTCGCAGAAGCGAGCTTCGATCTACTTGCCCACAGAGGATGTGGCCGAGCAGGCACAGCTTATTGTGATGGACAAGCGGTGTGTTTTATTGCGATATCTCACCCAACAGTGGGACAAGAAGACGCTGCAAAGAAAACGGGAACATGGGAACGATGGCAATGGGAATGGAAGCAATGCCAACAATAGCACTTCGAATGGCAGCAGTAGCAAAAAGCGCCCACGTTTGGACAACAATGAGCTCAACTGA
- the LOC132795010 gene encoding ribosomal RNA processing protein 1 homolog encodes MVTRKRPIKRSAQVAAIDNDNENEIQDDGASQPKVPKELLVIAQEVKIVRALACNDLTKRNRQIRKLRKWFQLRAVSSFPFTEDDFMRIWKGLYYNVWMSDKPLVQEELAEQLAQMVDSFGGNTACSLAYFSAFMRTMCQEWFGIDQWRMDKFLMLVRRMVRYMLRLLKKSKWSPELIQTFNATMQQSVLAEQPKSRGLTMHYMDVFFEELAKAANEEITAAQVNLFLLPFVHYVGTQRDPKLVAQCRTRVFYHLLYQSELGREYSEKYKAWKEMGFPSASIDDVEKLDSGFDEEEEEEDEKQPQPETISLDPRAGNVDVLMPELPLNADCVLEELQTLLRTQEYNSKRRKGLRKLLHIFETYAAGEFPLGVRNMPKPEGTTLAELVEQKITDADEFEESNFGTGRNLKKLSKSKRKRLLSSINFEEVDEDNFNEVLDNAMTPKLRKQVKRNEKVRSSINNAWVVEKVDENGDEPTEKATANKPESKKAKKTAQKDELPKQKTKLQVKQQSKAQTTVAPTNEELTTDKEATKAAPAEVKSNGWEEPLKPGEQDYFVPSRKVQLKQANNKLLLNPLAAQVTPKNPVQRIKLETARTDSGSKKVRIVTKCNSAYPKSDYYRQLKLSPQLPYDANRQPGKSALKPHVLPGPINPNYKKPKRLFNDTL; translated from the coding sequence ATGGTGACAAGGAAAAGACCTATTAAACGCAGCGCTCAGGTGGCTGCCATAGACAATGACAACGAGAATGAAATCCAAGACGATGGAGCATCGCAGCCCAAAGTGCCAAAGGAGTTGCTGGTAATTGCTCAGGAGGTGAAAATAGTGCGTGCGTTGGCATGTAATGACTTAACAAAGCGGAATCGCCAAATTCGCAAGCTGCGGAAATGGTTCCAGCTGCGTGCAGTCAGCTCTTTTCCCTTCACAGAGGATGATTTCATGCGGATCTGGAAAGGCTTGTATTACAATGTCTGGATGTCGGACAAGCCCTTGGTGCAAGAGGAGCTGGCTGAGCAGCTAGCCCAAATGGTGGACAGTTTTGGTGGCAACACCGCCTGCAGTTTAGCCTACTTCAGCGCCTTTATGCGCACCATGTGCCAGGAATGGTTTGGCATCGATCAGTGGCGTATGGACAAGTTTCTGATGCTTGTGCGTCGTATGGTACGTTACATGCTGCGCTTGCTGAAGAAGAGCAAATGGTCGCCGGAGCTGATACAGACATTCAATGCCACGATGCAGCAGTCAGTGTTGGCTGAGCAGCCAAAGTCACGTGGCCTAACCATGCATTATATGGACGTGTTCTTTGAAGAGTTGGCTAAAGCGGCAAATGAGGAAATTACGGCAGCGCAGGTCAATCTATTCCTGCTGCCTTTTGTGCACTATGTGGGGACGCAGCGGGATCCCAAATTGGTTGCACAGTGCCGTACACGCGTCTTCTACCATTTGTTGTATCAAAGTGAATTGGGTCGTGAGTACAGCGAAAAGTATAAGGCATGGAAGGAAATGGGTTTTCCTAGTGCCTCAATTGATGACGTCGAGAAACTGGACTCTGGCTTCGATgaagaagaggaggaagaggatgAAAAGCAACCACAGCCTGAGACTATATCGCTTGATCCACGTGCGGGAAATGTGGATGTGCTGATGCCGGAATTACCACTCAATGCTGACTGTGTGCTGGAGGAGTTGCAGACCCTGCTACGGACCCAGGAGTACAACAGCAAACGGCGCAAGGGACTGCGAAAGTTGCTGCACATCTTCGAGACGTATGCAGCCGGTGAGTTTCCACTGGGTGTGCGCAACATGCCCAAGCCAGAGGGCACAACACTCGCTGAGTTGGTCGAGCAGAAGATCACAGATGCAGATGAGTTTGAGGAGTCTAACTTTGGAACTGGCCGAAATCTAAAGAAGTTGAGCAAGTCCAAGCGTAAGCGTCTTCTGAGTTCCATAAATTTTGAAGAGGTTGACGAGGACAATTTCAATGAGGTGCTAGACAATGCCATGACGCCAAAGCTACGAAAGCAAGTGAAACGCAATGAAAAGGTGCGATCGAGCATAAACAATGCCTGGGTGGTGGAGAAGGTGGACGAGAATGGCGACGAGCCAACTGAAAAGGCGACGGCCAACAAGCCAGAATCAAAGAAGGCAAAAAAGACAGCCCAGAAGGATGAGCTGCCCAAACAGAAAACCAAACTACAGGTAAAGCAGCAATCTAAGGCGCAGACAACAGTTGCTCCCACAAATGAAGAGTTAACAACAGATAAGGAAGCCACAAAAGCTGCACCTGCGGAAGTTAAGAGCAATGGTTGGGAGGAGCCACTAAAGCCAGGTGAACAGGATTATTTTGTTCCGTCACGTAAGGTGCAATTAAAACAGGCTAACAATAAACTATTGCTAAATCCACTTGCTGCTCAAGTCACTCCCAAGAATCCAGTACAGCGTATTAAATTGGAAACTGCGCGAACGGATAGTGGAAGCAAAAAGGTGCGAATTGTGACGAAGTGCAACAGCGCCTATCCTAAAAGTGACTATTACCGGCAGTTGAAGCTGTCACCACAGTTGCCATATGATGCAAATCGTCAGCCTGGCAAGAGTGCGCTGAAACCACACGTCCTTCCAGGACCCATAAACCCCAATTACAAGAAACCCAAACGATTATTTAACGATACGCTGTGA
- the LOC132797328 gene encoding NADH dehydrogenase [ubiquinone] 1 beta subcomplex subunit 9: MAQVPLAIVSHKRQVCSLYKRALRNLEAWYDRREVYRYRAVLMRARFDENRRKDLAEGMRLLACGQQELFETKHFQPRNFANSAGGCAFEREVIPPDWVLDYWHPLEKAQYPEYFAKREQRKKEYVTWWEKQYGKPDPKDLGHH, translated from the exons ATGGCTCAAGTTCCCTTGGCAATTGTGTCGCACAAACGCCAAGTGTGCAGCCTCTACAAACGTGCCCTACGTAACTTGGAGGCGTGGTATGATCGCCG CGAGGTATACCGCTATCGTGCCGTGCTTATGCGTGCACGCTTCGATGAGAACCGTCGCAAGGATCTGGCTGAGGGCATGCGTCTGTTAGCTTGCGGACAACAGGAATTGTTTGAGACAAAGCATTTCCAGCCCAGAAACT ttgcaAATAGCGCCGGCGGCTGCGCTTTTGAACGCGAAGTCATCCCACCAGATTGGGTGCTCGACTACTGGCATCCGCTGGAGAAGGCACAATATCCAGAGTACTTCGCCAAGCGCGAGCAGCGAAAGAAGGAATATGTGACTTGGTGGGAGAAGCAGTACGGCAAGCCGGATCCCAAGGATCTGGGTCATCATTGA
- the LOC132796576 gene encoding glutaredoxin 3 yields the protein MSVLTIENAEDYEKYISSDKTTVALFAAAWAEQCAQVNDVLKELSNILGDKLQFITLDAEKFPDISIRHQIEAVPTVIFFNKGSAVDRVDGVDIAAISSKSKKLAENASSAAATGQTLEDRLKSLINKAPLMIFMKGDRNAPRCGFSKQLIAIVNDTKLPYETFDILSDEEVRQGLKTYSDWPTYPQVYVKGELIGGLDIIKELLANNELESSLKG from the exons ATGTCGGTGTTAACCATAGAAAATGCTGAAGATTATGAAAAGTACATCAGTTCTGACAAAACAACCGTTGCCCTTTTTGCCGCGGCTTGGGCAGAGCAATGTGCTCAGGTTAACGATGTGCTCAAGGAGTTGTCAAACATTCTAGGTGATAAGTTGCAATTCATTACACTAGATGCTGAAAAATTTCCGGACATTTCAATAAGGCATCAG ATTGAAGCGGTGCCCACGGTTATATTCTTTAACAAAGGTTCTGCTGTGGATCGTGTTGATGGTGTTGATATTGCCGCTATTAGCAGCAAGTCCAAGAAGTTGGCTGAAAACGCCAGCAGCGCTGCTGCCACTGGACAAACTCTAGAGGATCGCTTAAAGAGCCTTATTAACAAAGCGCCTCTCATGATATTCATGAAGGGCGACCGAAATGCACCTCGCTGTGGTTTCTCCAAGCAGCTTATTGCAATTGTTAATGACACAAA ACTACCTTACGAAACTTTCGACATTCTCAGCGATGAAGAAGTGCGTCAGGGTCTGAAAACCTATTCAGACTGGCCCACATATCCTCAGGTTTATGTGAAGGGCGAGTTGATTGGTGGACTCGACATTATTAAAGAACTACTAGCCAACAACGAACTGGAATCGTCGCTTAAGGGTTAA